In the genome of Shewanella glacialimarina, one region contains:
- a CDS encoding YbaY family lipoprotein, translating into MIKQIMCVIAMIAAMSGCQTTPQNSQIVGEVLYKQRIALPADSVIQIQLQDVSLQDVKAEILAEYEISPVTGVTPFEFVVPMDAFKTGHRYAISARITVADELWFINTQSYPVDINNPQPLTVVVDLVKR; encoded by the coding sequence ATGATTAAACAGATAATGTGCGTTATAGCGATGATTGCGGCTATGTCAGGGTGCCAAACCACGCCTCAAAATAGTCAGATAGTGGGTGAAGTGTTATATAAACAACGCATTGCACTACCTGCTGATTCTGTGATCCAAATCCAATTACAGGACGTGTCATTGCAAGATGTTAAGGCTGAAATTTTAGCGGAATATGAAATTAGCCCGGTAACAGGTGTCACGCCTTTCGAGTTTGTGGTGCCAATGGATGCTTTTAAAACAGGTCATCGTTATGCCATCAGTGCACGGATCACTGTTGCCGATGAATTGTGGTTTATTAATACGCAATCTTATCCCGTAGATATCAATAATCCACAACCATTAACAGTGGTTGTTGATCTGGTAAAGCGATAA
- a CDS encoding CoA-acylating methylmalonate-semialdehyde dehydrogenase → MTIQVKHYIDGEFTVGTGTQNIDVTNPINNGVIAKINAATPAEVEQAIHSAKEAFKTWKEVPVSERARVMLRYQHLLKENHDQIATILAQETGKTFEDAKGDVWRGIEVAEHACNVASLMMGETVENVARNIDTYSYTQPLGVCAGITPFNFPAMIPLWMFPLAIACGNTFILKPSEQDPMTPQRLVELFVEAGAPKGVLQLIHGDKVAVDILLRDPAIKAISFVGSVAVGQYIYKTGTDNLKRVQAFAGAKNHCVIMPDASKQHVINNLVGASVGAAGQRCMAISVAIFVGKAKEWIPELKEALAKVRPGLWNDADAAYGPVISPAAKTRVLSLIEQGKQEGAECLLDGSDFTVEGYESGNWVGPTMFSKVTTDMSIYKEEIFGPVLCCMEADNLDDAIELVNNSPYGNGTSIFTASGGAARKYQHEIEVGQVGINVPIPVPLPFFSFTGWKGSFYGDQHAYGKQAVRFYTETKTITSRWFETDAVSGPNMSINLK, encoded by the coding sequence ATGACCATACAAGTAAAACATTATATTGATGGCGAGTTCACAGTGGGTACTGGCACGCAAAATATCGATGTCACTAACCCCATTAATAATGGTGTGATTGCTAAAATTAACGCGGCGACACCTGCTGAAGTTGAGCAAGCAATTCACAGTGCAAAAGAAGCGTTTAAAACCTGGAAAGAAGTGCCAGTATCAGAACGTGCTCGGGTGATGTTACGTTACCAGCACCTGTTGAAAGAAAACCACGATCAAATCGCGACTATTCTAGCCCAAGAAACCGGTAAAACCTTTGAGGATGCTAAAGGCGATGTATGGCGCGGTATTGAAGTAGCGGAACACGCCTGTAATGTTGCCTCATTAATGATGGGCGAAACCGTTGAAAACGTTGCCCGCAATATTGATACCTACAGCTACACCCAACCGCTTGGCGTCTGTGCTGGTATTACGCCATTTAACTTCCCTGCGATGATCCCCTTATGGATGTTCCCATTAGCCATTGCCTGCGGTAACACCTTTATTTTAAAACCGTCTGAACAAGACCCGATGACACCACAACGTTTAGTGGAGTTATTTGTTGAAGCAGGTGCGCCAAAAGGCGTATTACAGCTTATTCATGGTGACAAAGTGGCGGTTGATATTTTACTGCGTGATCCAGCCATCAAGGCTATTTCGTTTGTCGGCTCTGTCGCGGTAGGTCAATACATCTACAAAACAGGTACAGATAACCTTAAACGTGTGCAAGCGTTTGCTGGGGCAAAGAATCACTGCGTGATCATGCCTGATGCAAGCAAACAACATGTGATTAATAACCTTGTTGGCGCTTCAGTTGGCGCAGCAGGTCAACGCTGTATGGCCATTTCAGTGGCGATATTTGTCGGTAAAGCAAAAGAGTGGATCCCAGAATTAAAAGAAGCCTTAGCCAAAGTACGTCCAGGTTTATGGAATGATGCTGATGCGGCCTATGGCCCAGTGATTAGCCCAGCGGCTAAAACACGGGTATTAAGCTTAATCGAGCAAGGCAAACAAGAAGGGGCTGAATGCTTGCTAGATGGCAGTGACTTTACCGTTGAAGGCTATGAGTCAGGTAACTGGGTTGGCCCAACCATGTTTTCTAAAGTCACTACAGACATGAGCATCTACAAAGAAGAAATCTTTGGCCCTGTTTTATGTTGTATGGAAGCTGACAATTTAGATGATGCTATTGAACTGGTAAATAACAGTCCATACGGCAATGGCACCTCAATCTTTACCGCATCGGGTGGCGCAGCGCGCAAATATCAACACGAAATAGAAGTCGGCCAAGTGGGTATTAACGTGCCAATTCCTGTGCCTTTACCCTTCTTCTCGTTTACGGGTTGGAAAGGCAGTTTTTACGGCGATCAGCACGCATACGGTAAGCAAGCGGTACGTTTCTATACTGAAACTAAAACCATTACTTCACGTTGGTTTGAAACCGACGCCGTTAGCGGTCCAAATATGAGTATTAATCTTAAATAA
- the metA gene encoding homoserine O-acetyltransferase MetA, which produces MPVRIPDDLPAAGILESENIFVMSETRAANQDIRPMRVLILNLMPNKIETETQLLRLLGNTPLQVGVDLLRIHDKESKHTSVDHMNTFYRDFEDVRHNNYDGLIITGAPLGQIDFEDVVYWDHIKEIIDWSQKHVTSVLFLCWAAHAGLFHLYGINRGLLDQKRSGVFNHVRATEPHPLLRGFDDEFYAPHSRFAEINIEDIRRNNDVEILAESAEAGAYIVLSRDSRNLFVMGHPEYQKGTLNDEYQRDLAQGLNPNVPLNYYRNDDPNQDQIARWHSHGSLLVSNWLNYYVYQLTPYDLSDMSKMTPWESKQAKG; this is translated from the coding sequence ATGCCGGTTCGAATTCCAGATGATTTACCCGCAGCAGGTATTTTAGAGTCAGAGAATATCTTTGTGATGTCAGAAACTCGCGCAGCAAATCAGGACATTCGTCCTATGCGGGTGCTTATCTTGAATTTGATGCCCAATAAAATTGAGACAGAAACCCAACTGCTTCGTTTGCTGGGTAATACGCCATTACAAGTTGGCGTCGATTTACTGCGTATTCATGATAAAGAGTCTAAACATACCTCGGTTGACCACATGAATACCTTTTATCGCGACTTTGAAGATGTTAGACACAATAATTATGATGGGCTTATTATTACTGGTGCACCTTTAGGGCAAATTGACTTTGAAGATGTTGTCTACTGGGACCACATTAAAGAAATTATCGATTGGTCCCAAAAGCATGTGACCTCGGTATTGTTTTTGTGTTGGGCGGCACATGCTGGATTATTTCACTTATATGGCATAAACCGTGGCTTATTAGACCAAAAACGCTCGGGTGTGTTTAATCATGTTAGGGCAACTGAACCACATCCTTTACTACGTGGTTTTGATGATGAATTTTATGCACCGCATTCGCGTTTTGCCGAAATTAACATTGAAGACATTCGCCGCAATAATGACGTTGAAATTTTAGCTGAGTCAGCTGAAGCTGGTGCCTATATCGTTTTAAGCCGTGATAGCCGAAATCTATTCGTTATGGGACACCCTGAATACCAAAAAGGCACTTTGAACGATGAATATCAACGTGATTTAGCCCAAGGTTTGAATCCAAATGTCCCCTTAAACTATTATCGTAACGATGACCCAAACCAGGATCAAATAGCACGTTGGCACAGTCATGGCAGTTTGCTGGTCAGTAATTGGCTTAACTATTATGTTTACCAGTTAACGCCGTATGACCTATCGGACATGAGCAAGATGACACCGTGGGAAAGTAAGCAAGCTAAAGGGTAA
- the ompW gene encoding outer membrane protein OmpW — protein MNKKMALGLVAAGLLSAGVSSVAVAHQAGDFIFRAGAVVVAPNESSPVVADVAEFGVDNNMQIGLNFGYMLTDNWGVELLAATPFSHEVSLGALGKIAETKHLPPTLVAQYYFGDAQSKLRPYVGVGVNFTNFFDNDFTQEAKDLGLDNLSLTNSWGLAAQVGLDYNINKAWLVNASIWYADISTDVNFTAGGAALSVDTDINPWVYMVSVGYKF, from the coding sequence ATGAATAAAAAAATGGCCCTAGGTTTAGTTGCAGCAGGTTTATTATCTGCCGGTGTTTCTTCTGTAGCAGTTGCTCATCAAGCAGGGGATTTTATTTTCAGAGCGGGTGCGGTTGTGGTTGCTCCAAATGAGTCTAGCCCAGTTGTTGCTGATGTGGCTGAGTTTGGTGTTGATAACAACATGCAAATCGGTTTGAACTTTGGTTATATGCTAACTGACAACTGGGGCGTTGAATTACTAGCGGCAACACCATTTAGTCATGAAGTATCATTAGGGGCTTTAGGTAAGATTGCTGAAACTAAGCATTTACCACCAACCTTAGTAGCACAGTACTATTTTGGTGATGCTCAATCTAAATTACGTCCTTATGTTGGCGTAGGTGTTAACTTCACTAATTTCTTTGATAATGACTTTACTCAAGAAGCAAAAGATTTAGGCCTAGATAACCTGAGCTTAACCAATTCTTGGGGCTTAGCAGCACAAGTAGGTTTAGACTACAATATCAATAAAGCATGGTTAGTTAATGCTTCTATCTGGTATGCAGATATATCAACCGATGTAAACTTCACTGCTGGTGGCGCAGCGCTTTCAGTTGATACCGACATTAACCCATGGGTTTATATGGTTAGCGTTGGTTACAAGTTCTAA
- a CDS encoding enoyl-CoA hydratase/isomerase family protein produces MTQDVIFQTLGTLSGKSIGIVTLNIEKALNALNIDMVKAMTAQLLQWQTNDDIALVVLEGSGEKAFCAGGDVRAIYHASIANPNKMTDEACEFFTQEYQLDYLLHQFGKPVLVWGDGIVMGGGLGLMAGGSHRVLTERSRIAMPEVTIGLYPDVGGSYFLNRMPGKTGLFLGLTAYNMNAADAMYVNVGTHFLASDDKEPLFDALADIHWNDNADVNHQALTQLLTSMQNKVSVVLGDSPLEQFQQQINLLMSGDIEDVHHQLSSLQTELDWLKRAQKTALAGSPLSWHLVFAQAALGTELDLADCFKWELGVSVNCCSHGDFCEGVRALLIDKDRNPQWRFTDVADVTDDALSALLTSPWQANNHPLKDF; encoded by the coding sequence ATGACCCAAGATGTCATATTTCAAACTCTCGGCACATTATCGGGTAAGTCTATCGGAATCGTCACCCTTAATATCGAAAAAGCGCTTAATGCACTGAATATCGATATGGTGAAGGCGATGACCGCTCAATTACTGCAATGGCAAACCAATGATGATATCGCCTTAGTGGTATTAGAAGGTAGCGGCGAAAAAGCATTCTGTGCCGGCGGTGATGTGCGGGCTATTTATCATGCCTCAATCGCTAACCCAAATAAAATGACTGACGAAGCCTGTGAGTTTTTCACTCAAGAATACCAGTTAGATTATTTGCTACATCAGTTTGGCAAGCCAGTACTAGTGTGGGGCGATGGCATTGTGATGGGCGGCGGATTAGGCTTAATGGCCGGCGGCAGCCATCGTGTATTAACCGAGCGCAGCCGTATTGCTATGCCTGAAGTGACTATTGGTTTATACCCAGATGTGGGTGGCAGCTACTTTTTAAATCGCATGCCAGGTAAAACCGGGCTATTTTTAGGGCTGACGGCGTACAACATGAACGCGGCAGATGCCATGTACGTCAATGTCGGTACTCATTTTCTAGCCAGTGATGACAAAGAGCCGCTGTTTGATGCCCTAGCTGATATTCACTGGAATGATAATGCTGATGTGAATCATCAAGCATTAACACAGCTATTAACCTCGATGCAAAATAAAGTCTCAGTGGTGCTTGGCGACAGCCCACTAGAACAATTCCAGCAACAGATTAATTTGCTCATGTCAGGTGATATTGAAGATGTTCACCATCAATTGTCTAGCTTACAAACCGAACTAGACTGGCTTAAACGGGCACAAAAAACCGCATTAGCAGGCAGCCCATTAAGCTGGCATTTAGTGTTTGCTCAAGCAGCACTGGGTACAGAATTAGACTTAGCAGATTGCTTTAAATGGGAGCTAGGTGTCAGCGTTAACTGTTGCTCTCATGGCGATTTTTGTGAAGGAGTAAGGGCGCTGCTTATTGATAAAGACCGTAATCCACAATGGCGTTTTACTGATGTGGCAGACGTCACAGATGACGCCCTATCGGCCTTATTGACTTCACCTTGGCAAGCAAATAACCACCCATTAAAAGACTTTTAA
- a CDS encoding tetratricopeptide repeat-containing diguanylate cyclase, which yields MFNLAAIITRQFVRYCAVFKGIALLAYLYGSISIAANSPDLSLIEQDLTRIDVPAKKIDYITQQLSLISHGSADEKAQLLFHLAAAQQQNKQLDKAFDSYSQAIDLLLVTPKPSLLVKAYLARSLIVSLQTNDYKQYCPDRINAVKLARKQSDQDQLVHALTQTAYCFNQADNFDIGLLHLSEALDIAKKYQLAPDKLAMIFNATAAVYRDNHLHRQAEEYFQQAFNHWQQADDKKSMFNMLHNLVGEAIMLTKWKRAVDYLKQMSALMVQMKNNKDLPFFYYFNQGRYHFGRQEYSSAIQSFEMANDASTETEEALFVTENLGLLALSLFHYQDIASAGQTAELFLNSDGLNGQSATLIEQVRSIYYSSEGDYFTALEYLFSAIAVEKNHIEQAVSNDVVLASLNHNVKMTQYENQLLEKELSINQLNLNSQIDKQRITKLSMFIFIVIAASLAVLVIFLIYSRRQFIRRAQTDFLTGIANRRFTFQEGQKRLQQCQEHHQSLALIMFDIDHFKKINDQFGHDIGDKAIAAAVGRSQSYIKQTDIIGRIGGEEFLCILPNVDSNEAMQIAERLRNVIAEQPFKFSGVTVGFTISLGVAVASNSTYSNWDHYSSEQHFADLVKKADLAMYQAKNQGRNQVQLYLKSV from the coding sequence ATGTTCAATTTAGCGGCAATTATAACTCGCCAGTTTGTACGTTACTGTGCTGTCTTTAAAGGCATAGCGTTATTGGCTTACCTATATGGGTCAATAAGTATTGCGGCAAATTCACCTGATTTAAGCTTAATTGAACAAGATTTAACTCGCATTGATGTACCAGCCAAAAAAATTGACTATATTACTCAACAACTTTCGCTTATTAGTCATGGCTCAGCTGATGAAAAAGCCCAGTTATTATTTCACCTTGCCGCAGCGCAACAGCAAAATAAGCAACTTGATAAGGCTTTTGACAGTTACTCACAAGCCATAGATTTACTGTTAGTCACCCCTAAACCCTCACTGTTGGTTAAAGCCTATCTGGCTCGTTCTCTTATAGTGTCCTTGCAGACCAACGATTATAAACAGTATTGTCCTGATCGAATTAACGCAGTCAAATTAGCCCGGAAACAATCAGATCAAGACCAATTAGTCCATGCATTAACGCAAACAGCCTATTGCTTTAACCAAGCGGATAATTTTGATATCGGCCTTTTGCACTTATCCGAAGCCTTAGATATTGCCAAAAAATATCAATTAGCGCCCGATAAATTGGCAATGATTTTTAATGCGACAGCCGCGGTTTATCGTGATAATCACCTGCACAGGCAAGCGGAAGAATATTTTCAACAGGCATTCAATCATTGGCAGCAAGCGGATGATAAAAAGAGTATGTTTAACATGTTACACAATCTAGTTGGCGAAGCGATTATGCTGACTAAATGGAAACGTGCCGTCGATTACCTCAAGCAAATGTCAGCGTTAATGGTGCAAATGAAAAATAATAAAGACCTGCCATTTTTCTATTACTTCAATCAAGGTCGTTACCACTTTGGGCGACAAGAATATTCCTCTGCAATTCAATCATTTGAAATGGCCAATGATGCTTCAACAGAAACCGAGGAAGCTTTATTTGTTACTGAAAACTTAGGCTTATTGGCACTAAGCTTATTTCACTATCAAGATATTGCATCGGCAGGGCAAACAGCAGAGCTGTTTCTTAATTCAGATGGTCTTAATGGCCAATCAGCGACCTTAATTGAGCAAGTTAGATCGATATACTACTCTTCTGAAGGCGATTATTTTACTGCGTTAGAGTATTTGTTTTCTGCAATAGCTGTTGAAAAAAATCATATCGAACAGGCCGTTTCCAATGATGTGGTGTTAGCTTCACTCAATCATAATGTTAAAATGACTCAATATGAAAATCAATTGCTTGAAAAAGAGTTGTCGATAAATCAATTAAACCTAAACAGCCAAATAGATAAGCAAAGAATAACCAAGTTATCTATGTTTATCTTTATCGTCATTGCCGCAAGTTTAGCTGTGTTGGTGATTTTCTTAATTTATTCGAGAAGACAATTTATTCGACGTGCACAAACAGATTTTTTAACCGGTATCGCGAATCGCAGGTTTACCTTCCAAGAAGGACAAAAACGTTTACAACAATGCCAAGAACACCATCAATCTTTAGCATTAATAATGTTTGATATTGACCACTTTAAAAAAATAAATGATCAATTTGGTCATGACATTGGTGATAAAGCGATAGCTGCCGCAGTAGGTCGTAGTCAAAGTTATATTAAGCAAACCGATATTATTGGCAGGATAGGCGGTGAAGAGTTTTTATGCATTCTGCCCAATGTTGATAGCAATGAAGCTATGCAAATTGCTGAGCGTTTAAGGAACGTGATAGCTGAACAGCCTTTCAAGTTTAGTGGCGTTACCGTTGGGTTTACAATTAGTTTGGGTGTTGCTGTTGCCTCAAATAGCACCTATTCAAATTGGGACCATTATTCAAGTGAGCAGCATTTTGCCGATTTGGTTAAAAAAGCCGATCTGGCGATGTATCAAGCTAAAAATCAAGGTCGAAATCAAGTTCAACTTTACCTTAAAAGTGTTTAA
- a CDS encoding enoyl-CoA hydratase translates to MTTEAIWVRIDGNTAIIKMNNPPANTWTAQSLQALTAKVLELNDNKEIYALVITGQGEKFFSAGADLNLFADGDKGNAATMAKHFGAAFEALSAFRGVSIAAINGYAMGGGLEVALACDIRIAEAQAQMALPEASVGLLPCAGGTQNLTALVGEGWAKRMILCGERIDAAKAEKIGLVEEVVEQGQALDAAIALAAKVARQSPSSVSVCKTLIQAGRTMPRAQALPLERELFIGLFDTEDQAEGVNAFLEKRKPNWRNC, encoded by the coding sequence ATGACCACAGAAGCTATTTGGGTGCGTATTGACGGAAATACCGCCATTATTAAAATGAATAACCCGCCAGCTAACACCTGGACTGCGCAAAGCTTACAAGCGCTAACCGCTAAAGTGCTTGAGTTAAATGACAATAAAGAGATTTATGCTTTGGTTATTACCGGCCAGGGCGAGAAGTTTTTCTCTGCGGGTGCTGACTTAAATTTATTTGCCGATGGCGACAAAGGCAATGCAGCCACTATGGCCAAGCATTTTGGTGCTGCATTTGAGGCATTAAGTGCTTTTCGTGGTGTATCCATCGCCGCGATTAATGGTTATGCCATGGGCGGTGGTTTAGAAGTCGCTTTAGCCTGTGATATCCGTATTGCTGAAGCGCAAGCGCAAATGGCCTTACCTGAAGCCAGTGTGGGCTTATTGCCCTGTGCTGGCGGTACGCAAAACTTAACCGCTTTGGTGGGTGAGGGCTGGGCAAAACGGATGATTTTATGCGGCGAACGCATTGATGCCGCTAAAGCTGAAAAAATTGGTTTGGTGGAAGAAGTGGTTGAGCAAGGACAAGCCTTAGATGCGGCTATTGCACTGGCGGCAAAAGTGGCACGTCAATCACCTAGCAGTGTGTCGGTATGTAAAACCTTAATTCAGGCTGGACGCACAATGCCACGCGCACAGGCTTTACCTTTAGAGCGTGAGCTTTTTATCGGCCTATTCGATACAGAAGATCAAGCCGAAGGCGTTAATGCTTTCCTTGAAAAGCGTAAACCAAACTGGAGAAACTGCTAA
- a CDS encoding thiolase family protein: MANQAQDIVIVAAKRTPMGGFQGSLSSVKSPALAAAAIQGLITDSGISPASIDEVLMGCVLPAGLGQAPARQATLGAGLPLSVGATTINKVCGSGMKTVMLAHDLIKAGSSEVVIAGGMESMSQAPYLLDKARSGMRMGHGKVMDHMFLDGLEDAYTGGAMGTFAQKTADDFGLTREQMDAFALASLEKANNAINSGAFKAEITPVTVSDRRGDIVIDTDEQPGNARPEKIPSLRPAFTKDGTITAANSSSISDGAAVLLLMTREKAANLGLAVLATIKGHTTHSQEPAMFTTAPVGAMNKLLGKVDWTKDDVDLFEINEAFAMVTMLAISELGLDANKVNVNGGACALGHPIGCSGARLLVTLIHALKARGLHRGVASLCIGGGEAVAMAIEV, encoded by the coding sequence ATGGCCAATCAGGCTCAAGATATCGTCATTGTTGCAGCAAAGCGCACCCCAATGGGGGGCTTTCAAGGTTCACTTTCATCAGTGAAATCCCCAGCCTTGGCTGCCGCCGCTATTCAAGGTTTAATTACCGATAGCGGTATATCACCAGCCAGTATTGATGAAGTGCTTATGGGTTGTGTATTACCAGCAGGTTTAGGTCAGGCGCCAGCTCGTCAAGCAACATTAGGCGCAGGTTTACCGCTTTCAGTTGGTGCGACTACGATTAACAAAGTCTGCGGTTCAGGAATGAAAACCGTCATGTTAGCCCATGATTTAATTAAAGCGGGTAGCAGTGAAGTGGTTATTGCTGGTGGCATGGAAAGCATGAGTCAGGCACCGTACCTTCTTGATAAAGCGCGCAGTGGCATGCGTATGGGCCATGGCAAAGTGATGGACCATATGTTTTTAGATGGCCTAGAAGATGCCTACACTGGTGGCGCTATGGGCACATTTGCTCAGAAAACCGCAGATGACTTTGGCTTAACCCGCGAGCAAATGGACGCCTTTGCTTTAGCGTCACTTGAAAAAGCCAACAATGCGATTAACTCAGGTGCCTTCAAAGCTGAAATCACTCCGGTAACAGTTAGCGATCGCCGTGGCGATATTGTTATTGATACCGATGAACAACCGGGTAATGCCCGTCCTGAAAAGATTCCGAGTTTACGTCCAGCATTCACTAAAGATGGCACTATTACCGCAGCCAACTCTAGCTCAATTTCTGATGGTGCCGCGGTGTTATTGCTGATGACCCGTGAAAAAGCCGCCAATTTAGGCTTAGCGGTTTTAGCTACTATTAAAGGCCATACCACACACTCACAAGAGCCAGCCATGTTCACTACCGCACCAGTAGGCGCGATGAACAAATTGCTTGGTAAAGTAGATTGGACTAAGGATGATGTTGATTTATTCGAAATCAACGAAGCATTTGCCATGGTGACTATGTTAGCGATTTCTGAACTTGGTTTAGACGCCAATAAAGTCAATGTTAATGGCGGAGCATGTGCATTAGGTCATCCAATTGGTTGTTCTGGCGCACGTTTGCTCGTGACCTTAATTCACGCATTAAAAGCACGCGGATTACATCGTGGTGTAGCGTCATTATGTATTGGCGGCGGTGAAGCCGTGGCCATGGCGATTGAAGTATAA
- a CDS encoding acyl-CoA dehydrogenase family protein encodes MDFNLNEDQRQFADLARQFAADELTPFAAKWDEEHHFPKDVIQKAGELGFCSLYSPESEGGMGLSRLDASIIFEELSYGCTATTAMLTIHNMATWMVTTWGSETVRSQWSEGLTTGQLLASYCLTEPGSGSDAASLQTKAVRDGDDYIINGSKVFISGAGETELLVVMCRTGEAGPKGISAVVIPADAAGVSYGKAEDKMGWNAQPTRQISFENVRIPVTNLLGEEGQGFTFAMKGLDGGRINIATCSIGTAQSALDRATQYMNERKQFGKPLAAFQALQFKLADMATELVAARQMVRLAAFKLDMQDPESSAYCAMAKRFATDVGFQVCDAALQIHGGYGYIREYPLERHFRDVRVHQILEGTNEIMRLIIARRLLDENAHPIR; translated from the coding sequence ATGGATTTTAATTTAAATGAAGATCAACGCCAATTTGCTGATCTTGCCCGTCAATTTGCCGCCGATGAATTAACTCCGTTTGCGGCTAAATGGGATGAAGAGCACCACTTCCCTAAAGACGTGATTCAAAAAGCAGGTGAACTGGGCTTTTGCTCATTATATTCACCAGAGTCTGAAGGCGGTATGGGCTTATCACGTTTAGATGCCTCAATTATCTTTGAAGAGCTATCTTACGGTTGCACCGCAACCACCGCCATGTTAACTATTCACAATATGGCCACCTGGATGGTGACTACCTGGGGATCTGAGACTGTCCGCAGTCAATGGTCAGAAGGGCTCACCACAGGTCAGCTATTAGCCTCATATTGTTTAACTGAACCGGGTTCAGGCAGTGATGCCGCATCACTGCAAACTAAAGCGGTGCGCGATGGTGATGATTACATTATTAATGGTTCAAAAGTGTTTATTTCTGGCGCGGGTGAAACCGAGCTATTAGTGGTGATGTGCCGCACTGGCGAAGCTGGCCCTAAAGGCATTTCTGCGGTTGTTATTCCGGCCGATGCAGCGGGTGTATCTTACGGCAAAGCGGAAGATAAAATGGGCTGGAATGCACAGCCAACAAGACAAATCAGTTTTGAAAATGTCCGCATCCCGGTGACTAATCTTTTAGGTGAAGAAGGCCAAGGGTTTACCTTTGCGATGAAAGGCTTAGATGGCGGGCGCATCAATATTGCCACTTGTTCTATTGGTACGGCGCAATCTGCACTTGATCGCGCAACTCAATATATGAATGAGCGTAAGCAATTTGGCAAACCGTTAGCGGCATTTCAAGCATTACAATTTAAGTTAGCTGATATGGCGACAGAATTAGTTGCTGCGCGCCAAATGGTGCGATTAGCGGCGTTTAAATTAGACATGCAAGATCCAGAATCAAGTGCTTATTGTGCAATGGCAAAACGCTTTGCAACTGATGTTGGTTTTCAGGTTTGTGATGCAGCACTGCAAATTCATGGTGGTTATGGCTATATTCGTGAATATCCGTTAGAGCGTCATTTCCGTGATGTGCGCGTGCATCAAATTCTTGAGGGTACCAACGAAATTATGCGGTTGATTATTGCCCGTCGATTACTGGATGAAAACGCTCACCCAATTCGTTAA
- a CDS encoding SDR family NAD(P)-dependent oxidoreductase yields MTTIATAMIIGASSQLSKELASQLATQKVKLLLFVQQPELLTEFAKTLPVSVEVLPLSIAEPAKLIEQITTAWQQENGAHLVIVNTGMNGYDATLPWQLEQDIIDVNVKGFAAICHCVFKLMIEQGYGQLAAINSIAGQRGGPSMAYHASKAFAANYFEGLSMHAQRLKLPITISDIQLGLLDKAALQQNQFLLAPLDKVAKQILIALQKGKRRVYVTKRWRFVAWLNRLLPEYIYNTRHWKPKKNQRK; encoded by the coding sequence ATGACCACCATCGCAACCGCTATGATTATTGGTGCTAGCTCGCAGCTAAGTAAAGAATTAGCCAGCCAGCTTGCTACTCAAAAGGTAAAATTGTTGTTATTTGTGCAACAACCAGAGCTGTTAACCGAATTTGCTAAAACACTGCCAGTATCAGTAGAGGTCTTACCGCTTTCGATTGCCGAGCCAGCAAAGCTAATAGAGCAAATAACCACAGCATGGCAACAGGAAAATGGCGCCCATTTGGTGATAGTCAATACCGGCATGAATGGTTACGATGCCACCCTTCCTTGGCAATTAGAACAAGATATTATTGACGTGAATGTAAAAGGCTTTGCCGCTATTTGCCACTGTGTATTCAAATTGATGATCGAACAAGGTTACGGTCAGTTGGCAGCGATTAACTCAATAGCAGGACAGCGAGGCGGGCCAAGCATGGCTTATCATGCGTCTAAAGCCTTTGCCGCTAATTATTTTGAAGGCTTAAGCATGCATGCGCAGCGTTTAAAGCTACCTATTACCATTAGTGACATTCAATTAGGCTTGTTAGATAAAGCAGCATTGCAACAAAATCAGTTTTTATTAGCCCCTTTAGATAAAGTCGCTAAACAAATTTTGATTGCTTTGCAAAAGGGAAAACGCCGGGTATATGTGACCAAACGTTGGCGTTTTGTTGCTTGGTTAAATCGCTTATTACCCGAGTATATTTATAATACTCGTCATTGGAAGCCGAAAAAAAACCAGCGTAAATAA